A region of Chloracidobacterium sp. DNA encodes the following proteins:
- a CDS encoding DUF5335 family protein yields the protein MNIELKKEDWGTFFDNLSKRRYEWMTEVEVLSPDTGDQILSNGLPFNGITVEPVGEHTLISISLGQTKTNHQSHSIKDPTRVAFLAGDGAHNDVVDIEEADGTKTLIRFMEPMGVLVGIAEWEMVLTAP from the coding sequence ATGAACATCGAATTAAAGAAAGAAGACTGGGGAACATTCTTCGACAACCTAAGTAAGCGACGCTACGAATGGATGACTGAGGTCGAGGTCCTCAGCCCCGATACCGGCGACCAGATCTTATCAAACGGACTTCCGTTCAATGGCATCACGGTCGAGCCGGTAGGTGAACACACATTGATCAGCATTTCCCTCGGCCAGACCAAGACAAATCATCAATCCCACTCCATTAAGGATCCAACACGCGTTGCGTTCCTTGCCGGTGACGGCGCCCATAACGACGTTGTCGATATCGAAGAGGCGGACGGGACAAAGACACTTATCCGGTTCATGGAGCCAATGGGTGTTCTCGTCGGCATCGCCGAGTGGGAGATGGTCTTAACGGCGCCCTGA
- a CDS encoding YtxH domain-containing protein, translating to MSTNNKIENNQSSALKTRGFGRKLMFFMLGGGIGAAIALLFAPKSGKELRQDIAATAAKGYDETLDAANRVKEQSMEYYEAAKDKGGEVLDLLAEKASAVKDEIVQDAGKISGMAGAAAKRVTESVRPRQIL from the coding sequence ATGTCAACAAATAACAAAATCGAAAACAACCAGTCGTCAGCGTTGAAAACTCGCGGCTTCGGCAGAAAACTGATGTTCTTTATGCTCGGAGGCGGCATCGGGGCGGCTATCGCTCTTTTATTCGCTCCAAAGTCCGGCAAGGAGCTTCGACAAGATATCGCCGCCACGGCGGCTAAAGGCTACGACGAAACCCTCGACGCGGCTAACCGTGTAAAGGAACAATCAATGGAATACTACGAGGCCGCAAAAGATAAAGGCGGCGAGGTATTAGATCTGCTCGCCGAGAAAGCGTCGGCCGTCAAAGATGAGATCGTTCAGGATGCCGGAAAGATAAGTGGTATGGCTGGCGCCGCAGCCAAACGCGTAACCGAATCGGTAAGGCCCCGGCAGATCTTATAA